The following is a genomic window from Miscanthus floridulus cultivar M001 chromosome 14, ASM1932011v1, whole genome shotgun sequence.
TTGGATGTTGAGCGCGGCGACGGCGAACACCAGCACCGGCGCGGCGCAGAGGAGCGCGAACGTGAAGACGTGCACGTACATGTTGCCCATGCCCATGCGCTCCATGTTCCACCCGAACACGCAGAACGCGCAGGTCAGGGACAGCGCCGCCACCGTCGGGTCGTCGGCGAGGTCGAACAGCCCGCCGGCCCACTCCGGCCTGGCGACCGCCACTCTGCTACCGCTGCTGCACTGTGCCTCCTCGTTGGCCATCACCGCGTCTTTCACCGCGACGGTCTCATCGTCGTTGTCGGTGGACACCTCCGGGAGCTGCACGATCCTTCTGCCGAGCGGGCCGTACACCATGtagagcgcggcggcgacgggggCGGCGAGCCCGAACCCCATGCAGAAGTTGACGGCCCAGTCGGGGCGCGTCTCGCTGCTGAACGCCCAGAAGAGCGTGCAGTAGGCGTACTGCGCGAAGCACGTGGcgtggagcagcagcagcacgacgGCGACGTGGAGACGCTCCCGCCGTGGGCCGGCGGCGGCGTTCTTGCAGTAGACGCCGCGTAGctcggcggcgtcggcgtcgcgCCACCGGAGCAGGAGCGCGAGGTGGTGGAAGAGCCGCGGGTGCTGGTACACGCACATGATGGTGAAGAGCGCGTTGAGCACCTGGTTGGCCACCTccgtccaccgccgccgccgggacGCGTCGGGCACCGCGGAGTTGAGCGCCCCCGTCATGAGCAGGAACACGAACGCGACGCCCGCGACGACGAAGGCGAGCCACACGAGCAGCGCCGCGTTCGTGGGGCGCCTCGCCCAGGCCTTGCACCTGGCGCGCAGGGCGCGCCAGTCCACGGTGCGCACGAACGCCGGCGCGCGGAGGGATAAGAGGCGGGCGTAGGCTGCCGGTGCGTAGGCGGCAGTGCGCGCGCTGACGGTGGCGACGCGTCGGAGCACGGCTTGCGGAGCGTTGACCCCGAAGCGGTGCAGCCATAGGTCCTTGGAAGGCGCCGCCCTGAGGAAGTCCAGGaacctctccatcttcgccttgCCATGGGGTTCGACTTGCTTGCCTGATGTCTCGTGTGACTCCATGGTTGCAAGCTTCTCCTTGTCCATCAGAGCTGCGAGGGTAATCCCTCCAGCTTCCATAATCTGAAGCTACTAGTTGTACTAGTTAGTTGCAGGTGTTCAACATATATACCCAGTGCATGATATGATTTGGTTAGGGTTATTTTAACTGTAACGAAAGGGATTAGTAGCTTGGTGTGCATTCTTTCTGGTAGAAGAGTGCAGTATTGACCCATGACCCCTGTTAAATTTGGCAGGTTTCTGCTGAAACTTCAACCTGGTCTTGTTGCTGGTGCTTGAAACAGTCAGAAGATTTCAGCAGAGAATAGCACTGGGAAGTCAAGATGGGAAGGCACAGTGAATGGACCAATTCAATTCAGTCTCGAGTGCACGTGTATACATTCAGGTTCATAGATATGCAGCTCTTGCATTACTGATGCCATAACAGACTTCCAGGAAGATACTGGATGATGCAGAATATTCATATCATCAGTGAATCAACTTTGGCATGCTGTCAAAGTTCAGTTGAGGCAAAGCTACGTCCAAATGTATGGGAGAAACCGAGGAAGAACAAATGTATGGGAGAAACCGAGAAAGCTACGGCCGTTCAGACTGGACAAAGCTACGTCCAAATGTATGGGAGAAACCGAGAAAGACCATTCTTCCAAGTACATGATTAGTGTGGATGCTATCTAGACTACTTGAATCGACTTGGTACACCAACAAAACAATAAGTTTGACAACATGTAATCAGGACATTGGAAAAAAAAGGAGAGAATTTCTTATTTGACACCAGGACAAATGACCCGTTCCTTTGTTGGCCCTTAAAAAATttccgttccctatttgacaccgagttcaactttcattccttatacgacactccgttGGATTTGTTATCCGTGAACCGTTAATTGCCctgtgaaaagacgattttgcccctgtgggccccaccacctttctccctcctctcctccccttctccctcctgtcCGTGCCCGTATAAGCAGCACGCCGGCGGTGGAGAAGGTAGGTGCGTCGCGGCCCCCGCCGGCCGTCCCCGCCGCTACGGCCGGAGCCCCCTCCCTCCTCCGACGAGCCGCGccaccctcctcctccgccgaggaggaggagaagagggtGAGCTGCCGGCAGATCCGGCTGCCGAggtgcgtcgccgccgccgccgacggagAAGAAGAGGCGACGCGCCACCGACAGGGCCAGCCACGGACCGGAGCCGTAGgcggggaagaggaagaggtgacCACGCATGGCAAAGGGGCTACGGCAGCGAGCAGCGCACACAGCGCAGTGAGAGAGGAGCAGGGGCCCAGCAGCGGAGGCGTAGCGAGCCGCGTACCGGCTCCTCCCGGTGACCATACCTGCGGTGGCGTAGGCGACCGTGCTGGAGGCTGCCGCTCTGGGGGGGCGCCCACGGCAGTGCGCCGCATGCGCAGGGGCCCGACGCGCTCGGGCCGCCCGTGCAAGGGTTGCCGCTCCGAAGGCCAGACGCGTCGAGGGCTTCCCTTACGGCGTCGGTGCGCCACCCAAGAGGGTCCATGCCTGCGCCGACGCGCCTCCCGCGTGGGTGGCCACGTcgggagggaggagagagagagagagatgcgcgCACGGCGGGGAGAGGGGAGGCGGGATAGCGGCCGCGGGCCCGCGGTTGCCGGCACCGGCGGGTCCGGCCGCACCGAAGGGCGGCGGTCACGGGGGCCCGGCCGCTGCGCCGCTAGATCTAGAGGAAcagaagagagagagggaggaagaggaaggaagGGGCATGCTCCAGTGTCTCTGCGGACACGTCGGGagaaagggaggagaggagggaatagggagaagggtggtggggcccacaggggcaaaaCCGTCTTTTCACATGGCAGTTAACGGTTCACGGATGGAAAATCCaacggagtgtcgtataaggaatgaaagttgaactcTGTATCGGAATGaaaattttttgagggccaagaaaGAAACGGGTCATTTGTGTCAAATAAGGAAATCTCtctaaaaaaaaaagaggaaacaTGTAATAAATGCTTTTCAGCACACCATGTGAGAGTTGCAGAGTTCAGTGTGGCATTTACTCCGTAGATCTTCAGatttagacaaaaaaaaaaaagaacatgaATAGAGATAATCAGATTTCAGAAGTTCAGAAAAACAGGTGCCAAACCAGCGTCTGATAAATTCGTAGACATACTCAACTCTATTGTGTTCTACTCTGCTCTTTACAGAATTATGAATAGGCGCAGAAGAAAAATTCAGGttcatggccccgttcggctcggTGAAACTTGGTTGAATTggttgaaaaatactgtttcggctgaattgttgtaagagaaaaacactgttccgactagaaaaacaagctgaatagtgcggATTTTAAGATAAGCCGAACGGAACtaagaaaaaataagctgaatagtGCCCAGGCCCGATCATTTTCGTCTCTTATACTCCTTGCCATTTCAATGCTGTTGCAAAACGTCCGGATAAAGTTATACAAACATATGTCTAGTTGGCCTTCATCTGTTTTCAGAAATACAGTTCATATGCTTGCGAATGATTGAGCTGTTGTAAAGTTTGTTCTTTTTTTGAAACACGGTGACACGAATACAGACAGAAGAAGCTGTACAAAATGCCTTTACTTTCCACATTGCAGCTGGGCTTTACTACTCCCTATTACAAAATCTACAATTCCATCTAAATCTTGTGCACTTCTGTGACAAGTATGTGTTCCTGTATATACACACCAATAAACTCCATAAAGAAAAGAATCGACTTCCTGCAATCCTATTTTCACCAACAAAGTGGAGAAAAGAAGCATCTACTGCACAACATAAATCCCCAATTTCCACTGCTTCTCTACAGAACAATCCCCCTGGTGTACAAAAGAATGAGCAGAGACACCAGGGTGACCATGTTGATCAATCTCTTCACCTTCTCCACTCTCCAACTCTCATCAGACGACATACTATGATCAACATCTTCCACCATTTCTCGGTTCGACTTCGCCCCCAATAACGATACATCATCTTCCtcgctcgccgtcgccgtcgccgatgACGAAACAGAAGAACTGCTCGCCTCCCCGTGACGAACAACACTGCCCTCGTCTTCCACCTGCACAACCACGACCTGAAGAGGTGGTGCCATGGTCGTTTCGTCATGAACAACAACCAGATGATCATTTGCCGGTGACGCATGTGACACTGAAACCGTGTCCGCAGCACTGAAAACGTCACGATGCTTGGGGGACACCGCGAGCAACGGCTGCCCGCTGTCGACGTGATCATCATCGTCAACGACCTTGGAGtagaagacctcgccgtcgacgtGGTACATGCTCGCCGTGCGGACCTCCTGCGCCAGCGCGCAGGGCCAGCAGAACAGCCACCGCGCGTAGTCCGTCAGCGACTTGGAGCCGCAGCACGCCGCGCTCCCGGGGAGCCCGAACCGTCTCCGCATCTGGATCCTCCAGTACCCGCCGTAGAGCAGGCCGCCCACGCACAGCAGCACGCCGGCGGCGCCCACGGCGTCGCCGATGACGACGTTGTGGATGTGCAGCGCCGAGACGCCGAACACCCAGAGCGGCGCGAAGCAGAGGAGCGCGAACGTGACGGCGTGCACGCACGCGTTGCCGAAGCCCAGCCTCTCCATGTTCCACCCGAACACGCAGAACGTGCACGACAGCGAGAGGCACCCGgtcgccgccgcctcgccgccgcAGTCGAGCATGCCACCGGCCCACTCAGGCTCCACCACGACGTGGCCACTTGACGTTGGATTCATCTTTGTTGCCGCTGACAAGGCTTGTTCGGAGCAGGCGAGCTCGTGGCACCGGTCGCCTTTGCCCAAGGGGCTGCACACGGTGTACACGGCGGCGGCGACCGGCGCGACGATGCCGAGCACGAAGAAGCTGTCCTCGGCGAGCTCCGGGCGCGTGGTCCTGGTGTACCCCcagtagaggccgcagagcacgTACTGGGAGACGACGGTGACATGCAGcagcacgacgacgacggcgatgtgCGCGCGGTCCCcagggcgcggcgcggcggcggcggcggcggcggctccgtgCTTGCAGTAGTCGGCGCGGAGCTCGGCGACGTCGGCGGGGCGCCAGCGGCAGAGCAGGAAGAGGTGGTGGCAGAGCGCCGGGTGCTGGTACAGGCTCATGAGCGTGAAGAGCGCGTTGAGGACCTGGTTGTTGATCTCGATCCAGCGGTTCCTGTCCGCCGCCGCCGGGAACGCGCCGTCCAGGAGACCCAGGAGGAGGAGCACGAACATGCCGCCGGAGACGCCGACGCAGAGCAGCCACAGCACCAGCGCGATGTTCATCGGGTTCGCGATCCACTCCGTGCACGTCCCGcggaccgaggcccagtcgacgCCGCTGGGCTTCCGGCGGCGCCAGACGGAGGGGAGCTCTCCTTCTCCGAGGCAGTGCGCGCTCCGCTGCGGCTTGCCGTCGAGGAGGAGGTGCTCGGTGAGTGCCGGCGTGGGGAGTCTGTAGCTGTGGAGGCGCACGCTGGCGCCATGGTGGCCTCCGGTGGTTGGAGCATCGTCACTGCCGGCCACAGCCATGGCGCGACGGAAGTGGTACGTACGCACCAAGAACGTGGGCTGGCATATTTTTCTTGGCGTTTTAATTTGTTGAGAGCCTCTGGCCTCTGCCCTGATGAGAATGAGACATGAGAGGGGACGGTGAGTTCATGGGTCCCTGGACGACCAGAGTTGACCCAGCAGCCCAGAATGGTCAATCTTGGGTTCTTCTCCAGGTTGAA
Proteins encoded in this region:
- the LOC136502663 gene encoding uncharacterized protein, with translation MEAGGITLAALMDKEKLATMESHETSGKQVEPHGKAKMERFLDFLRAAPSKDLWLHRFGVNAPQAVLRRVATVSARTAAYAPAAYARLLSLRAPAFVRTVDWRALRARCKAWARRPTNAALLVWLAFVVAGVAFVFLLMTGALNSAVPDASRRRRWTEVANQVLNALFTIMCVYQHPRLFHHLALLLRWRDADAAELRGVYCKNAAAGPRRERLHVAVVLLLLHATCFAQYAYCTLFWAFSSETRPDWAVNFCMGFGLAAPVAAALYMVYGPLGRRIVQLPEVSTDNDDETVAVKDAVMANEEAQCSSGSRVAVARPEWAGGLFDLADDPTVAALSLTCAFCVFGWNMERMGMGNMYVHVFTFALLCAAPVLVFAVAALNIQDPTLGYLVGATGALLSVLGLTYGGFWRAQMRRRFGLPADRSMCGGRPAVADYVKWLFCAPCALAQEVRTGNLYDVEDGSLYHVRCSEEDAAAAEKPAMAPLEREGCVAPLTVDKAHDGIECVVTVDPPALVRI
- the LOC136502596 gene encoding uncharacterized protein; amino-acid sequence: MAVAGSDDAPTTGGHHGASVRLHSYRLPTPALTEHLLLDGKPQRSAHCLGEGELPSVWRRRKPSGVDWASVRGTCTEWIANPMNIALVLWLLCVGVSGGMFVLLLLGLLDGAFPAAADRNRWIEINNQVLNALFTLMSLYQHPALCHHLFLLCRWRPADVAELRADYCKHGAAAAAAAAPRPGDRAHIAVVVVLLHVTVVSQYVLCGLYWGYTRTTRPELAEDSFFVLGIVAPVAAAVYTVCSPLGKGDRCHELACSEQALSAATKMNPTSSGHVVVEPEWAGGMLDCGGEAAATGCLSLSCTFCVFGWNMERLGFGNACVHAVTFALLCFAPLWVFGVSALHIHNVVIGDAVGAAGVLLCVGGLLYGGYWRIQMRRRFGLPGSAACCGSKSLTDYARWLFCWPCALAQEVRTASMYHVDGEVFYSKVVDDDDHVDSGQPLLAVSPKHRDVFSAADTVSVSHASPANDHLVVVHDETTMAPPLQVVVVQVEDEGSVVRHGEASSSSVSSSATATASEEDDVSLLGAKSNREMVEDVDHSMSSDESWRVEKVKRLINMVTLVSLLILLYTRGIVL